From Zingiber officinale cultivar Zhangliang chromosome 5B, Zo_v1.1, whole genome shotgun sequence, the proteins below share one genomic window:
- the LOC121985371 gene encoding trithorax group protein osa-like isoform X1 encodes MGFDNECIVNIQSLPGEYFCPVCRTLIYPSEALQTQCTHLYCKPCLSYIAATTHACPYDGYLVTEADSKPLTESNKALGETIGKVAVNCLYQRSGCQWQGTLSECIAHCSSCTFGNSPVVCNRCGTQIIHRQVQEHTQICPGLQPQAQQLDNSQVQASATSSQTVPQDPTITSAAAPGSTAGTASVAIPAAASASTPTAPSAATPATASAIPTIAAASQSQTQANITAYAQAASQLPTQQWYQQQQLQQYQQYYQMYPGYDPYQQHYQQYSQYQQQAYPQYGQPQAQTQPAIQGQQQPSLYVQPQPQPQPQPQPQPQVHAQPIGQPQPLAQAAQTQQQQPLMPIQQPLPQPQSQGQPQPVAQLTQMQVPQLTVPVQQPYTQILPQTNQPPQAQIAAQQFVQPTLTQYAQPQPPQQMQVPPLQQPLQPQQHPQSLPQQQTHPHTQPQARPTAVQQPPMLPQMHPQHPNAHQQMQPQSIAQPQHPSSHPVTGHQSYQQTQSGAPPQRPMFIQTQQVVPQQPVQMPNQFPSQQPSQMPPPSGYMPMQVQQQPMLPPQRPAHPQQQPHLPVNQHGQQKHQYPPMHAQPQQQVFPSQQSHGHLLPGQQFPQMMVSSQQQMHPPGPQHIQHVTAQTHPHGPPAQGMAAHQTAMRPLTANTLPHQSIQQFPGGPGKPAQPSLNQQSPNHSNLTRPGPSLTVTPESVKSHLSQPGGQAVSIPSAGPPNSGVVDKMGISVELTNESVANSADGRFQNEISTTTDTKINQSESETDKKPVGDSKENDKQSEMASTLPEEEGIEPAEHKYGDKKEVADLVDGNQRPDAPNDGNAGENQSTEAKPDEKCGAPSEVRGSNVSSDAGTHKHSSLAAELKESSGLTEGSHAGEFASKTKSQQLPAPERGHLQQPTLQNAAPPYEGTHFQAGYQDRSSSQLAWNGSVSGTRPVPLSGPLPGKEGYPTQQIPYGHPSNATAATTRFSAPDRMLPHHIPHPGANQDRRSQETLPYQIQAPGQNIASGQMRPPGQNFPEHLSLQGQPSVVQESFRSSTGQPYGGGYHSDAHHDGPPGPGVPPSGRLAGHVGFPQHGGFPEQALAPQGQGQSHMSQPHSGVRVSQHPQHVPNSGAFNTSSLMPRGPLFHLEDRGGPSHLGPSNALESEMYDTRRPGFSDGRSDLLGKSNLIKANGIPGKMQVDNMHDPAFALGLTEDRFKPFPDERFRPLPEDGMPRHFPLDPGRHNAGRREFEEDLKQFPRPAHLDSEGLRNFDSYNSSRPLDRGWQQTGPDIRPFDRPLPRPDGIPGPFATGQTGSFPASRPGLENHMMDMLETRRPPGPHDEFDRHMDILPPIRSPVRDFGALPSSRFGTTGKPRLGDIDSRELHGFTERSKPFHASSDLSAGSFRDSKISMPSMLGSGPMPGRFLREIPDGSRSFQMEQFESGEPFNQGRMPTGDPSFGGIHGRDFPNEAAPFNIHNVRGDMEAFELLKKRKPGTMGWCRICSIDCETVEGLDLHAQTREHQKMALNMVLAFKREANMKNRISENVTPREGKNKRKDFGKPLK; translated from the exons ATGGGTTTCGATAATGAGTGTATAGTGAATATTCAATCCCTTCCTGGTGAATATTTTTGTCCTGTTTGCCGGACACTTATCTACCCTAGTGAAGCTTTACAAACTCAGTGCACCCATTTGTATTGCAAACCATGCTTATCCTACATTGCTGCCACCACACATGCATGCCCATATGATGGATATCTGGTGACTGAAGCAGACTCGAAG CCACTTACTGAATCAAATAAAGCTCTTGGGGAGACCATTGGCAAAGTAGCAGTTAACTGTCTCTATCAAAGGAGTGGGTGTCAGTGGCAGGGAACATTATCTGAATGCATTGCACATTGCAGTAGTTGTACTTTTGGAAATTCACCTGTTGTATGCAATAGATGTGGTACTCAAATTATACATAGGCAAGTGCAAGAGCATACTCAAATATGCCCT GGCTTGCAACCTCAAGCACAACAATTGGATAATAGCCAGGTTCAAGCTTCAGCAACATCTAGCCAAACTGTTCCCCAGGATCCAACCATTACATCTGCAGCTGCTCCTGGATCAACAGCTGGCACAGCTTCTGTGGCCATTCCTGCAGCTGCTTCAGCATCTACTCCAACAGCACCTTCTGCTGCAACTCCTGCTACTGCCTCCGCTATACCTACTATTGCAGCTGCTTCTCAAAGCCAAACCCAAGCCAATATAACTGCCTATGCACAAGCTGCATCGCAACTTCCTACTCAACAATGGTACCAGCAGCAACAATTGCAGCAATATCAACAGTACTATCAGATGTATCCTGGTTATGACCCTTACCAGCAGCATTATCAACAGTATTCCCAGTATCAACAGCAGGCATACCCACAGTATGGGCAACCACAAGCACAAACTCAGCCTGCAATACAAGGACAACAGCAGCCTTCCCTATATGTGCAGCCCCAACCTCAACCTCAACCTCAACCTCAACCTCAACCTCAGGTCCATGCCCAGCCTATAGGTCAGCCCCAACCACTTGCCCAGGCTGCTCAAACACAGCAACAGCAGCCTTTGATGCCAATTCAGCAACCACTTCCTCAGCCTCAATCCCAAGGGCAACCTCAACCTGTTGCACAGCTCACACAAATGCAAGTTCCACAACTTACTGTGCCTGTTCAGCAGCCTTACACACAGATACTCCCACAAACTAATCAGCCACCTCAAGCACAGATAGCAGCTCAGCAATTTGTGCAGCCAACACTGACACAATATGCTCAACCACAACCACCCCAACAGATGCAGGTGCCTCCACTTCAACAACCACTCCAGCCACAGCAACATCCACAATCTCTCCCTCAACAACAAACTCATCCACACACACAACCCCAGGCTCGTCCGACTGCTGTACAACAGCCACCAATGCTACCACAAATGCATCCCCAACATCCTAATGCCCATCAGCAAATGCAACCCCAATCAATTGCACAACCTCAGCATCCATCAAGTCATCCTGTGACAGGGCATCAGTCGTATCAGCAAACCCAATCTGGTGCCCCACCTCAGCGTCCCATGTTCATACAAACCCAACAGGTTGTTCCCCAGCAACCTGTCCAAATGCCAAACCAGTTTCCATCTCAACAACCATCTCAGATGCCTCCACCCTCTGGTTATATGCCAATGCAAGTCCAGCAACAACCAATGCTGCCACCGCAAAGGCCTGCTCATCCTCAGCAACAACCTCATCTTCCAGTTAATCAGCATGGACAACAAAAGCACCAGtatcctccaatgcatgcccagcCACAGCAACAAGTTTTTCCATCTCAACAGTCTCATGGTCATTTGCTTCCTGGCCAGCAGTTTCCACAAATGATGGTTTCATCGCAACAACAAATGCACCCTCCGGGTCCACAACATATTCAACATGTTACTGCACAAACTCATCCTCATGGTCCACCTGCTCAAGGTATGGCAGCACATCAAACAGCCATGAGACCATTGACAGCGAATACCTTGCCACATCAATCAATCCAACAGTTTCCTGGTGGTCCAGGCAAGCCAGCTCAACCATCTTTAAATCAACAATCACCAAATCATAGCAACTTGACACGTCCTGGCCCTAGTCTGACTGTCACACCCGAGTCAGTAAAGTCTCATCTCTCACAACCTGGTGGCCAAGCAGTTTCAATCCCTTCAGCTGGTCCTCCAAATTCAGGAGTGGTAGACAAAATGGGAATATCTGTGGAACTGACAAATGAATCAGTTGCAAACAGTGCTGATGGAAGGTTTCAAAATGAAATTTCTACCACAACTGACACAAAGATCAATCAGTCAGAGTCAGAAACCGATAAAAAACCTGTTGGTGACAGCAAGGAAAATGATAAACAATCAGAGATGGCTTCAACACTTCCTGAAGAGGAAGGTATAGAGCCTGCTGAGCATAAGTATGGAGACAAGAAGGAAGTGGCTGATTTGGTTGATGGTAACCAGAGACCTGATGCTCCTAATGATGGAAATGCTGGGGAAAATCAAAGCACAGAAGCTAAGCCCGATGAAAAGTGTGGTGCACCATCTGAAGTTCGAGGGTCAAATGTGTCTTCTGATGCTGGTACTCACAAGCATTCCTCTTTAGCTGCTGAACTTAAGGAGTCATCTGGCTTAACTGAAGGCTCACATGCTGGGGAATTTGCTAGTAAAACTAAATCCCAGCAGCTGCCAGCTCCTGAGAGAGGTCATCTGCAACAACCGACTCTTCAAAATGCTGCTCCACCTTATGAAGGAACACATTTCCAGGCTGGTTATCAGGATAGGAGTTCTTCTCAGTTGGCTTGGAATGGTTCGGTTTCTGGTACACGACCTGTTCCTTTATCAGGTCCTTTACCAGGTAAGGAGGGCTACCCAACACAGCAAATTCCCTATGGCCATCCTTCAAATGCAACAGCTGCAACCACTAGATTCTCAGCACCTGATAGAATGTTGCCCCATCATATTCCACATCCTGGGGCTAATCAAGATAGAAGATCCCAGGAAACTCTGCCATATCAAATTCAGGCGCCTGGACAAAATATAGCATCTGGCCAGATGAGGCCCCCTGGCCAGAATTTTCCTGAACACCTTTCTCTTCAGGGGCAGCCTTCAGTTGTACAAGAGTCATTTAGATCTTCAACTGGACAACCATATGGTGGTGGTTATCATTCTGATGCACATCATGATGGCCCTCCTGGTCCAGGGGTTCCCCCCTCAGGTAGACTTGCTGGGCATGTTGGATTTCCACAGCATGGGGGGTTTCCAGAACAGGCATTAGCTCCTCAAGGACAAGGTCAAAGTCATATGTCTCAGCCACATTCTGGTGTTAGAGTCTCACAGCATCCTCAGCACGTGCCCAACTCTGGAGCTTTTAATACTTCGAGTCTGATGCCAAGAGGACCTCTATTTCATCTTGAAGATCGTGGAGGTCCCTCTCATCTTGGACCATCAAATGCTTTGGAATCTGAAATGTATGACACAAGGAGGCCTGGTTTTTCAGATGGCAGATCAGATCTACTGGGAAAGTCCAATCTTATTAAAGCTAATGGGATTCCAGGAAAAATGCAAGTTGATAACATGCATGATCCTGCTTTTGCTCTTGGATTGACTGAAGACAGATTCAAGCCATTCCCTGATGAAAGATTCCGACCATTACCGGAGGACGGAATGCCAAGACATTTTCCACTTGATCCTGGCAGACATAATGCAGGTCGtagagaatttgaagaagatttaaAACAATTTCCTAGGCCAGCCCATTTAGATTCTGAAGGTCTGCGGAACTTTGATAGTTACAATTCATCAAGGCCCCTTGATAGAGGCTGGCAGCAGACTGGTCCTGACATTAGGCCTTTTGACAGACCATTGCCTAGGCCCGATGGAATTCCTGGTCCTTTCGCCACAGGCCAAACTGGTTCTTTCCCAGCTAGTAGGCCTGGTCTGGAAAATCATATGATGGATATGTTGGAAACACGTAGGCCTCCTGGCCCCCATGATGAGTTTGATCGCCATATGGACATACTTCCTCCAATACGTAGCCCTGTTAGAGATTTTGGTGCTCTTCCATCCAGTAGGTTTGGAACAACTGGTAAGCCGCGCTTGGGGGATATTGATTCTAGGGAGTTACATGGATTTACTGAAAGATCAAAACCTTTCCATGCCTCATCAGATTTATCTGCTGGTTCTTTCCGTGATAGTAAAATTTCAATGCCATCTATGCTAGGTTCTGGGCCAATGCCTGGTCGATTTCTAAGAGAGATTCCTGATGGTTCTAGAAGTTTCCAGATGGAACAATTTGAATCAG GGGAACCATTCAATCAGGGTCGCATGCCCACCGGTGATCCTAGTTTTGGTGGCATTCATGGTCGTGATTTTCCAAATGAAGCTGCACCATTTAACATT CATAATGTACGAGGTGACATGGAGGCCTTTGAGTTGTTAAAGAAGAGGAAACCTGGGACTATGGGATGGTGTCGCATATGCAGTATTGATTGTGAAACAGTGGAAGGGTTGGATTTACATGCACAAACCAGGGAGCACCAAAAGATGGCTCTGAATATGGTGTTAGCTTTCAAGAGAGAGGCCAACATGAAGAATAG AATCTCTGAGAATGTTACACCCCGCGAAGGGAAgaacaaaaggaaagattttggaAAACCATTGAAATGA
- the LOC121985371 gene encoding trithorax group protein osa-like isoform X2, whose translation MGFDNECIVNIQSLPGEYFCPVCRTLIYPSEALQTQCTHLYCKPCLSYIAATTHACPYDGYLVTEADSKPLTESNKALGETIGKVAVNCLYQRSGCQWQGTLSECIAHCSSCTFGNSPVVCNRCGTQIIHRQVQEHTQICPGLQPQAQQLDNSQVQASATSSQTVPQDPTITSAAAPGSTAGTASVAIPAAASASTPTAPSAATPATASAIPTIAAASQSQTQANITAYAQAASQLPTQQWYQQQQLQQYQQYYQMYPGYDPYQQHYQQYSQYQQQAYPQYGQPQAQTQPAIQGQQQPSLYVQPQPQPQPQPQPQPQVHAQPIGQPQPLAQAAQTQQQQPLMPIQQPLPQPQSQGQPQPVAQLTQMQVPQLTVPVQQPYTQILPQTNQPPQAQIAAQQFVQPTLTQYAQPQPPQQMQVPPLQQPLQPQQHPQSLPQQQTHPHTQPQARPTAVQQPPMLPQMHPQHPNAHQQMQPQSIAQPQHPSSHPVTGHQSYQQTQSGAPPQRPMFIQTQQVVPQQPVQMPNQFPSQQPSQMPPPSGYMPMQVQQQPMLPPQRPAHPQQQPHLPVNQHGQQKHQYPPMHAQPQQQVFPSQQSHGHLLPGQQFPQMMVSSQQQMHPPGPQHIQHVTAQTHPHGPPAQGMAAHQTAMRPLTANTLPHQSIQQFPGGPGKPAQPSLNQQSPNHSNLTRPGPSLTVTPESVKSHLSQPGGQAVSIPSAGPPNSGVVDKMGISVELTNESVANSADGRFQNEISTTTDTKINQSESETDKKPVGDSKENDKQSEMASTLPEEEGIEPAEHKYGDKKEVADLVDGNQRPDAPNDGNAGENQSTEAKPDEKCGAPSEVRGSNVSSDAGTHKHSSLAAELKESSGLTEGSHAGEFASKTKSQQLPAPERGHLQQPTLQNAAPPYEGTHFQAGYQDRSSSQLAWNGSVSGTRPVPLSGPLPGKEGYPTQQIPYGHPSNATAATTRFSAPDRMLPHHIPHPGANQDRRSQETLPYQIQAPGQNIASGQMRPPGQNFPEHLSLQGQPSVVQESFRSSTGQPYGGGYHSDAHHDGPPGPGVPPSGRLAGHVGFPQHGGFPEQALAPQGQGQSHMSQPHSGVRVSQHPQHVPNSGAFNTSSLMPRGPLFHLEDRGGPSHLGPSNALESEMYDTRRPGFSDGRSDLLGKSNLIKANGIPGKMQVDNMHDPAFALGLTEDRFKPFPDERFRPLPEDGMPRHFPLDPGRHNAGRREFEEDLKQFPRPAHLDSEGLRNFDSYNSSRPLDRGWQQTGPDIRPFDRPLPRPDGIPGPFATGQTGSFPASRPGLENHMMDMLETRRPPGPHDEFDRHMDILPPIRSPVRDFGALPSSRFGTTGSGPMPGRFLREIPDGSRSFQMEQFESGEPFNQGRMPTGDPSFGGIHGRDFPNEAAPFNIHNVRGDMEAFELLKKRKPGTMGWCRICSIDCETVEGLDLHAQTREHQKMALNMVLAFKREANMKNRISENVTPREGKNKRKDFGKPLK comes from the exons ATGGGTTTCGATAATGAGTGTATAGTGAATATTCAATCCCTTCCTGGTGAATATTTTTGTCCTGTTTGCCGGACACTTATCTACCCTAGTGAAGCTTTACAAACTCAGTGCACCCATTTGTATTGCAAACCATGCTTATCCTACATTGCTGCCACCACACATGCATGCCCATATGATGGATATCTGGTGACTGAAGCAGACTCGAAG CCACTTACTGAATCAAATAAAGCTCTTGGGGAGACCATTGGCAAAGTAGCAGTTAACTGTCTCTATCAAAGGAGTGGGTGTCAGTGGCAGGGAACATTATCTGAATGCATTGCACATTGCAGTAGTTGTACTTTTGGAAATTCACCTGTTGTATGCAATAGATGTGGTACTCAAATTATACATAGGCAAGTGCAAGAGCATACTCAAATATGCCCT GGCTTGCAACCTCAAGCACAACAATTGGATAATAGCCAGGTTCAAGCTTCAGCAACATCTAGCCAAACTGTTCCCCAGGATCCAACCATTACATCTGCAGCTGCTCCTGGATCAACAGCTGGCACAGCTTCTGTGGCCATTCCTGCAGCTGCTTCAGCATCTACTCCAACAGCACCTTCTGCTGCAACTCCTGCTACTGCCTCCGCTATACCTACTATTGCAGCTGCTTCTCAAAGCCAAACCCAAGCCAATATAACTGCCTATGCACAAGCTGCATCGCAACTTCCTACTCAACAATGGTACCAGCAGCAACAATTGCAGCAATATCAACAGTACTATCAGATGTATCCTGGTTATGACCCTTACCAGCAGCATTATCAACAGTATTCCCAGTATCAACAGCAGGCATACCCACAGTATGGGCAACCACAAGCACAAACTCAGCCTGCAATACAAGGACAACAGCAGCCTTCCCTATATGTGCAGCCCCAACCTCAACCTCAACCTCAACCTCAACCTCAACCTCAGGTCCATGCCCAGCCTATAGGTCAGCCCCAACCACTTGCCCAGGCTGCTCAAACACAGCAACAGCAGCCTTTGATGCCAATTCAGCAACCACTTCCTCAGCCTCAATCCCAAGGGCAACCTCAACCTGTTGCACAGCTCACACAAATGCAAGTTCCACAACTTACTGTGCCTGTTCAGCAGCCTTACACACAGATACTCCCACAAACTAATCAGCCACCTCAAGCACAGATAGCAGCTCAGCAATTTGTGCAGCCAACACTGACACAATATGCTCAACCACAACCACCCCAACAGATGCAGGTGCCTCCACTTCAACAACCACTCCAGCCACAGCAACATCCACAATCTCTCCCTCAACAACAAACTCATCCACACACACAACCCCAGGCTCGTCCGACTGCTGTACAACAGCCACCAATGCTACCACAAATGCATCCCCAACATCCTAATGCCCATCAGCAAATGCAACCCCAATCAATTGCACAACCTCAGCATCCATCAAGTCATCCTGTGACAGGGCATCAGTCGTATCAGCAAACCCAATCTGGTGCCCCACCTCAGCGTCCCATGTTCATACAAACCCAACAGGTTGTTCCCCAGCAACCTGTCCAAATGCCAAACCAGTTTCCATCTCAACAACCATCTCAGATGCCTCCACCCTCTGGTTATATGCCAATGCAAGTCCAGCAACAACCAATGCTGCCACCGCAAAGGCCTGCTCATCCTCAGCAACAACCTCATCTTCCAGTTAATCAGCATGGACAACAAAAGCACCAGtatcctccaatgcatgcccagcCACAGCAACAAGTTTTTCCATCTCAACAGTCTCATGGTCATTTGCTTCCTGGCCAGCAGTTTCCACAAATGATGGTTTCATCGCAACAACAAATGCACCCTCCGGGTCCACAACATATTCAACATGTTACTGCACAAACTCATCCTCATGGTCCACCTGCTCAAGGTATGGCAGCACATCAAACAGCCATGAGACCATTGACAGCGAATACCTTGCCACATCAATCAATCCAACAGTTTCCTGGTGGTCCAGGCAAGCCAGCTCAACCATCTTTAAATCAACAATCACCAAATCATAGCAACTTGACACGTCCTGGCCCTAGTCTGACTGTCACACCCGAGTCAGTAAAGTCTCATCTCTCACAACCTGGTGGCCAAGCAGTTTCAATCCCTTCAGCTGGTCCTCCAAATTCAGGAGTGGTAGACAAAATGGGAATATCTGTGGAACTGACAAATGAATCAGTTGCAAACAGTGCTGATGGAAGGTTTCAAAATGAAATTTCTACCACAACTGACACAAAGATCAATCAGTCAGAGTCAGAAACCGATAAAAAACCTGTTGGTGACAGCAAGGAAAATGATAAACAATCAGAGATGGCTTCAACACTTCCTGAAGAGGAAGGTATAGAGCCTGCTGAGCATAAGTATGGAGACAAGAAGGAAGTGGCTGATTTGGTTGATGGTAACCAGAGACCTGATGCTCCTAATGATGGAAATGCTGGGGAAAATCAAAGCACAGAAGCTAAGCCCGATGAAAAGTGTGGTGCACCATCTGAAGTTCGAGGGTCAAATGTGTCTTCTGATGCTGGTACTCACAAGCATTCCTCTTTAGCTGCTGAACTTAAGGAGTCATCTGGCTTAACTGAAGGCTCACATGCTGGGGAATTTGCTAGTAAAACTAAATCCCAGCAGCTGCCAGCTCCTGAGAGAGGTCATCTGCAACAACCGACTCTTCAAAATGCTGCTCCACCTTATGAAGGAACACATTTCCAGGCTGGTTATCAGGATAGGAGTTCTTCTCAGTTGGCTTGGAATGGTTCGGTTTCTGGTACACGACCTGTTCCTTTATCAGGTCCTTTACCAGGTAAGGAGGGCTACCCAACACAGCAAATTCCCTATGGCCATCCTTCAAATGCAACAGCTGCAACCACTAGATTCTCAGCACCTGATAGAATGTTGCCCCATCATATTCCACATCCTGGGGCTAATCAAGATAGAAGATCCCAGGAAACTCTGCCATATCAAATTCAGGCGCCTGGACAAAATATAGCATCTGGCCAGATGAGGCCCCCTGGCCAGAATTTTCCTGAACACCTTTCTCTTCAGGGGCAGCCTTCAGTTGTACAAGAGTCATTTAGATCTTCAACTGGACAACCATATGGTGGTGGTTATCATTCTGATGCACATCATGATGGCCCTCCTGGTCCAGGGGTTCCCCCCTCAGGTAGACTTGCTGGGCATGTTGGATTTCCACAGCATGGGGGGTTTCCAGAACAGGCATTAGCTCCTCAAGGACAAGGTCAAAGTCATATGTCTCAGCCACATTCTGGTGTTAGAGTCTCACAGCATCCTCAGCACGTGCCCAACTCTGGAGCTTTTAATACTTCGAGTCTGATGCCAAGAGGACCTCTATTTCATCTTGAAGATCGTGGAGGTCCCTCTCATCTTGGACCATCAAATGCTTTGGAATCTGAAATGTATGACACAAGGAGGCCTGGTTTTTCAGATGGCAGATCAGATCTACTGGGAAAGTCCAATCTTATTAAAGCTAATGGGATTCCAGGAAAAATGCAAGTTGATAACATGCATGATCCTGCTTTTGCTCTTGGATTGACTGAAGACAGATTCAAGCCATTCCCTGATGAAAGATTCCGACCATTACCGGAGGACGGAATGCCAAGACATTTTCCACTTGATCCTGGCAGACATAATGCAGGTCGtagagaatttgaagaagatttaaAACAATTTCCTAGGCCAGCCCATTTAGATTCTGAAGGTCTGCGGAACTTTGATAGTTACAATTCATCAAGGCCCCTTGATAGAGGCTGGCAGCAGACTGGTCCTGACATTAGGCCTTTTGACAGACCATTGCCTAGGCCCGATGGAATTCCTGGTCCTTTCGCCACAGGCCAAACTGGTTCTTTCCCAGCTAGTAGGCCTGGTCTGGAAAATCATATGATGGATATGTTGGAAACACGTAGGCCTCCTGGCCCCCATGATGAGTTTGATCGCCATATGGACATACTTCCTCCAATACGTAGCCCTGTTAGAGATTTTGGTGCTCTTCCATCCAGTAGGTTTGGAACAACTG GTTCTGGGCCAATGCCTGGTCGATTTCTAAGAGAGATTCCTGATGGTTCTAGAAGTTTCCAGATGGAACAATTTGAATCAG GGGAACCATTCAATCAGGGTCGCATGCCCACCGGTGATCCTAGTTTTGGTGGCATTCATGGTCGTGATTTTCCAAATGAAGCTGCACCATTTAACATT CATAATGTACGAGGTGACATGGAGGCCTTTGAGTTGTTAAAGAAGAGGAAACCTGGGACTATGGGATGGTGTCGCATATGCAGTATTGATTGTGAAACAGTGGAAGGGTTGGATTTACATGCACAAACCAGGGAGCACCAAAAGATGGCTCTGAATATGGTGTTAGCTTTCAAGAGAGAGGCCAACATGAAGAATAG AATCTCTGAGAATGTTACACCCCGCGAAGGGAAgaacaaaaggaaagattttggaAAACCATTGAAATGA